One genomic region from Streptomyces sp. NBC_01431 encodes:
- a CDS encoding zinc-binding dehydrogenase, which produces MLVIGAAGPLGATAASLTGFRGAHVIGVDRLSVKPGCMEGLPLRAALDGDAEDLADAIREVTSGWGVDCVIDNLGIPAVWHKYRETLADMGRIVVSGAISHEPLPMSLLPFYLHSQSLIGVRTGNRTEITALWRDVADGFRIPEAFVDARPWETVGDAHRAVEAGVSRGQAVLEVGD; this is translated from the coding sequence GTGCTGGTGATCGGTGCGGCGGGGCCGCTCGGTGCGACCGCCGCGTCGCTCACCGGTTTTCGCGGGGCCCATGTCATCGGTGTCGACCGGCTGAGCGTCAAACCGGGCTGCATGGAGGGCCTGCCACTGCGAGCGGCCCTCGACGGTGACGCGGAGGACCTCGCCGACGCCATTCGCGAGGTGACCAGCGGGTGGGGTGTCGACTGCGTCATCGACAACCTCGGTATCCCGGCGGTCTGGCACAAGTACCGCGAAACACTGGCTGACATGGGCCGGATAGTCGTGTCCGGAGCGATTTCGCACGAGCCGCTGCCCATGTCGTTGCTGCCCTTCTACCTCCACAGCCAATCGCTCATCGGCGTCCGCACCGGCAATCGCACGGAGATCACCGCCTTGTGGCGGGACGTGGCGGACGGCTTCCGTATCCCGGAGGCATTCGTGGATGCCAGGCCATGGGAAACCGTGGGTGATGCCCATCGTGCTGTCGAGGCGGGGGTCTCCCGAGGCCAGGCGGTGCTCGAAGTGGGGGACTGA
- a CDS encoding DUF1259 domain-containing protein, with the protein MSATRRRRTGAPSVLSAMAALTASALALTGCGAPVGHRAGGHTGAPGGAHCPQPQRPIATTDADWQPVAKAMGRTGALREKVVFGISLPRRDLTVTSRGVDIGASLALNGSADFARYCDGTMLMGDLVLTEDELPRATEALQEAGIEQTALHKHLPDQSPPIWWTHFHAMGDPVTLARKLKTVLEVSGDPIAVPAPPQTEPIELDTDGIDEALGRKGIAEGRTYKFFLGRAETITSHGHVLPAPIGVDTVIKFQALGDEQAAVTGDVVMTASEVQNVIRALHKGDFEIVELHNHMLDDQPRLFYVHYWGIGDGVELAEDLRPALDATNLARPAPAS; encoded by the coding sequence ATGTCTGCCACCCGACGCAGGCGCACCGGCGCGCCGTCAGTCCTGAGCGCGATGGCCGCGCTCACCGCATCCGCCCTCGCCCTGACCGGTTGCGGTGCCCCCGTCGGGCACCGCGCCGGCGGCCATACGGGAGCCCCGGGCGGCGCCCATTGCCCCCAGCCGCAGCGCCCGATCGCCACGACGGACGCCGACTGGCAACCGGTCGCCAAGGCGATGGGGCGCACCGGCGCGCTGCGGGAGAAGGTGGTCTTCGGGATCTCGCTGCCCCGCAGGGATCTGACGGTCACCAGTCGGGGAGTGGACATCGGGGCGTCGCTCGCGCTCAACGGCAGCGCGGACTTCGCCCGGTACTGCGACGGCACCATGCTCATGGGCGACCTGGTACTCACTGAGGACGAACTGCCCAGGGCCACCGAAGCCCTTCAGGAGGCGGGCATCGAGCAGACCGCCCTCCACAAGCACCTGCCCGACCAGTCGCCCCCCATCTGGTGGACGCACTTTCACGCCATGGGTGACCCGGTCACCCTCGCCCGCAAACTCAAGACGGTGCTGGAAGTCAGCGGTGACCCCATCGCGGTGCCGGCGCCGCCCCAGACTGAGCCCATCGAGCTGGACACCGACGGGATCGACGAGGCGCTGGGCCGCAAGGGCATCGCCGAAGGCCGGACTTACAAGTTCTTCCTCGGCCGCGCGGAGACCATCACCTCACACGGCCATGTGCTGCCCGCACCCATCGGTGTCGACACGGTGATCAAGTTCCAGGCCCTGGGGGACGAGCAGGCCGCGGTCACCGGCGACGTTGTGATGACAGCAAGTGAAGTGCAGAACGTCATCCGGGCCCTGCACAAGGGTGACTTCGAAATCGTCGAGCTGCACAACCACATGCTGGATGACCAGCCCCGCCTGTTCTACGTGCACTACTGGGGAATCGGGGACGGCGTCGAGCTCGCCGAGGACCTGCGCCCGGCCCTGGACGCCACCAACCTGGCGCGGCCCGCCCCGGCGTCATGA